The stretch of DNA TTATCACCTTTTTAGCATAGATTTGATCGCCCAGTTGGAGTTTAATAAAATACATTCCAGCGCTATAGTCTTTTAAGCTAAATTCAAATTTTGCCAAAAGAACATCTGTTTGTTTTGTTTCTTCTATTAATTGCCCTGTTGCGCTATACAACTGCAAGTGAATATCTTCTGATTCTTTGAGTCCTAAATTTATATAAACCTGCTCAGTTGTAGGGTTGGGAAATACCTCAAAAGTAGTAAGGCTATTTAATTCTGTTTGATTATTCACAACAAAAGGCAAACAAAAATAATGAACCGAACTATCACCAAAATTACCATTTACGGCATTCATCCGAACCAATTCATGACCACTACCATCCGTTAGCCAATAATCTCCTGAACGACCGCACCAAGCACTACCTGTTCCATCCAAACCATCTCCATAACTATCGTAGATCGTAAATCGATAACAACCATTAGGCAAACAAAATTGATTATTCAAAGTATCTCGTGCACCAAAAGCATCGTTATAGGGACCACCACTAAATAGAATTGCTCCTGTAGCAGAATCGCTTAAAACCCAACTGGTCTCACTGGCATAACAATCTGTCGCCAACGCATAGTCAATCCGCTCTCCCCCTAGCGTAATAAAAAAGGCAAAACTACGAGTGTCATTAACGGCATTAGAATCTACTGCTCCATTAGGCAAGGTCGTTGATACATTAAAGGTATGAGCACCAGCACTAGCCGTAATTGTTGGTAAGGTGACCAATGTAATCGCATTGGGTAGAAGGATTCCCGTCCAAGCATAAGAAACATTAGCAGCACCATCTATGTTGTAAACAATATCGATTGTAGTAATGGTATCGTGTCCATAGTTTCGTACTGAGATTTCAGGAATAAAGGAATCTACATTACAATATTTTTCTTCAATTCCTCCTATTTGGGCAATTCCAGCATCTAAGGCTAACCCTGGACCATTGGGATTAAAACCAGTATGTGACAGTACATTGGTATTGCCAGGATCCAACCAATCCTTCAGACGTGTTGAAGCGCTAGAACCATCCCAAGAAACGTCCAACCGACCATAATTATCGTCTTGTCCATTGTCATTGGTTCCTGAACAAGCTGCTGTTCCACCATATAGCTGCCCAACAATAAGCTGGTTTTGATTAAATAAAGGAGATCCTGAAGAAGCAGGCTCTGTTACTCCTTGATCCCAATCTGCAACCATCCAAACATCAGCACCACTCATCGTTGATTGTGTAACGGGATCATCTTCTCTACAAATCTTTTTCACATCCCCCCTAGGGTGATGAATCCCTGTAGTTTGTGTTGCTGGGGTTAGGCTTCTATCCCACCCCGCATAATAAATATTGCCTGTAGGAGTATTGTTTAATTCCATCAAACTAAAATCTGACCCTGCATTATTAGCACGAAGCGTTGCACCATTAATTTCATTATAGGGACCACCTGGATCTTGACTGTTGCCGTTTTGCGCACAAATGGCAACAGGGCTATCCCAATTAAAACGGAAAACCCAAGCTCCCAAACCACTTGTTCCACAATGATTGGCAGTCAAAAAATAAGGTGTCCCATCATTTGATGTATTATTAATCAAAGCCCCTGTACAACTTCCACTCCCTCCTACAATAATCATAGCAACAGAGTTGATCTGATCTTCCCAACCAATTCCCAAAGGGCAAGCAACATCATGATTGCAATTTCCTGCATCATTGAGTCCCTCTATTGCCTTTTCGATAGGATAAGCCCCCAAAGAACGGTAGCCATGCACCACCATACTAATGTTTAAAGCGCCCATCCCTTGTACTGCTTTGGGCTCATAATATTCAACTACTATATTATCCCCTTGAATTAACGTTGTCCCCAACATACGATCTACACTATTGTTGTTATGCGTGTAGGCTCCCTGCACTTCTTTTGTTTTAGGATTGTATAAATAGACAGTTGCCCCCAAAGGCAGTTCATAATCGTCAAATACCAAATTCATAGTTAAAGCCCCCACCGATTCAAACTCAATTTGCCAAATTCTGTCCCCATTTGCCAAGGTTGTCCAAGTGCCACTATTATTTAAGCCATAATTTACCGTATGTTCAAAACCAAATTGCCAAGGTTTCATCCCTGTTGCATCATTAATTTCGTCTATCTTTTTTTGCTGCTCCACATCAAAACGAGGCATCAGATAATAATCAATTGGGCTAAGCTGGCTTTTAAGCGTCCAACTCTTGGGCTTCCCTTCATTCGTCATTTGTCCAATTAGATGACTAACAGACAAACAAATAGTCAAGATTAAAATGAAAATTTTGTTCATAGTACTTTTTGTTGGTATATATTTCGCAAATAATGTGGGGACCCAACAAAAATAATACATTATAGATACAAAAACAGCTTTTATCTACGAAAACCCAAAAAGTAAACTAGCAAAAAAAAGGGTTCTGATCTTCGATCAGAACCCTTTTACCTAATATAGTATTCCTATTATCAAATCATTAGTAGCTTACTAATTTGAGTGAATAGTGTATTTTTTTTGCTTAGAATGCCTTATTCAAACTCTACCAAAACTTGGTTCTTCTCCACAGCGGTTCCCTTCTCAATCTCAATACTCTTTACCACAGCATCTCCTTCTGCTTTAATTACATTTTCCATTTTCATGGCTTCCAAAATCAAAACAGAATCTCCTTTGGCAATTGTATCGCCTACTTCAACCATAACATCCAACACCAAACCAGGCATTGGAGCTTTTATATTATTTACTTTTTGGCTTACCATATTCGAAAAGCCAAGTTGCTCAACCAACAAATCAAATTTATCCTTAAGCTTAACTTCATAACTATTTCGATTAATCTTAATGGTAAATGTTTTGGTGGCATAATCTGCAGCTAGTACAGTAGCCTCAAACGATTGGTTATCTTTTAGAATATGAAATTTTCCTTCTTTAATCTCTAATAAATCCCATTCAAACTCAGTTGAATTGATCGTTGTTTGATATGTATTATTAATGTCTGATTGGTACATAAAATAAACTAAGGTTTTGCCAATTTGGTAACAAAATAAACTTCGTATGTCGTATAAACTAAATAAATAAACAGAAAAGGCAAGATAAAGTGCACGGTCTCAGGTTTTGCAATCAATACAAAAGCAATAACCATAGATGCGCAAAATAACATCTTAAAAAAAATAGACAACAAAAAAACTTGCCCAAATAAGTTTTTGTTTTCGCTTTTTGCACTTTTAGAACAAACAAAAAACAAAACAATAGAAAACAAAATAAAGAACCCCCAACTAATCCAAGAAAAAGATTGATGGGAGGTTATAAGCTGATAAGAATTCAACAAGACCAAACTCAAGGCCACTACGCCCGAAATAACGGTGAGTTGAACATAAAATTTCTTGGGAGTCATTCTCCTTTTATATTAAGAATCGTCAATCGATTAGATAACTACGACTCGTTTTCAGAAAGTGCCTGCTTGATAAAAGAATAAAGTGATAATCCAACTCCCATAAGGGCGCCAACTAGCACAAAGATAACTTTTGTTTCTAACCAAGCATCTAGTTTGAATCCAATAAAAATAAATAAACCAATAGTAGCTCCCATCTGGCTAGCCATACTAGTATATTTCAAAAAATTAACTGACTTTTTGGACTTTTTTGTTGCGCTCTGTTCCTGAAGATTCTCCTTGTTGTCCATGTTTCTTTTGCATTAGAGGAGCTTTTCCCATTACAGAAGCACCATTAAAGACAGCACCATCTTCAATAATTAATTTATTGGTAAAGAGATTACCGACTACTGTTCCAGAACTTTGAATGTGTAATTTTTCTTTTGCAGTAATGTTTCCTTCTATTTTACCTTCAATTAAGATGCTTTGACAAGTAATATCTCCAGTTATTAAGGCATTTTTTCCAATAACGACTTTAGCTTCACTATCCAAACTTCCTTCTAACTTCCCATCAATTCTAATATCAGTCTTAGAAGTCAAGTTTCCCGTAATAACAGTTCCAAAAACAAGACTATTATGAGCAGATGAAACAGCTACTTTAGACGAATTATTTTCTTTTTTTGCTCCAAACATAAGATTATGATTATACAAGACCAACAGATTGATCTCTCCTTATTTTATAATGTAGTGCTAAAAGCCACCACTTCTCCTTTTATTGTACACACCAAAGTACAAGAAGCTATTTTTCTTGTTATTAAGGTTACAATAACAGAGATTTATACAAAAAACAGTACAAAACCTTGCTAAGTCAGCAATCCAAAAAGTATTAATTTTTAGATTTCCCCATTTTTTTAGGAGACAAGGTACAATGCATTCTTCTGTCCTCCATTTTTGGTGGATAATCAGGAAAACCAATCCCCTCTAGTTCTGCAACAAATCGTTTTAAAAGATCTCTACCTCTGTCTTTAAATACAATGGTACGCCCTTTAAACTGAACATAAGCTTTTACCTTAGCTCCTTGTTCCAAGAATTTTTTAGAGTGTTTTAGTTTGAATTCAAAATCGTGATCATCTGTATTAGGACCAAATCGAATTTCCTTTACAACGACCTTTACCTGCTTAGATTTGAGTTCTTTTTCTTTTTTCTTTTTCTCGTACAAGAATTTCTTATACTCAATAATCTTACAAACAGGAGGAGAAGCCTTCGGAGAAATTTCTACCAAATCCATTTCCATTTTAGTAGCATACTCCAATGCTTTTGCTGTTGGGAAAACACCAGGTTCTAATTCTTTGCCTGCTACTTTGCTGATCTCTTTAAAATTATTGCCAACCAAACGTATTTCAGGTACTTTTATAAAAGCATTAATTCTATGTTCTGGTAATGTGCTTTTTCTTTTAAAGTTGTTTCTTCTATTAAATTTTTTAGCCAATACAGTTCGTTTTGTTATTAAAAAAGGTGATAATACCTATAAGTTGTTTTTATTTGAATAAAGTTAAAAACTTTAGCTTTATTCAACAAGATATTCAATTAAATATCGCTCTTTTTTTGAAAAAAAAGCGAAATACGACCGTAAAACGAGAGAATACGAGCAAGGTCAACTCAAATTTTGTTTTTTATAATTTATTCGTCTCCTCTGTTTCACTTAGCCCTAAATATTAATTTGGCGATTAAAAAAGGAAACTATCTTACCTTTTCTAACCGCCAAATCATTTAATTTTTTTGCTATAATTTCCTAAATAGATTATTTAGGTTCAAAACCGAGTACAATGTTAAAGGCACCATAATCGGTCATTTTTTTGCTGCCATTTAGATGAGGTTTGTCAAAACCAATACCATAATCAAACCCAAGGGTTCCAAACATTGGTAAGAACACACGAACCCCCGCTCCAACAGAACGTTTTAACTGAAATGGGTTATAATCCTTAAACTCAGACCAAGCATTTCCTGCCTCCGCAAAAGCCAATACCCAAATTGTTGCACTAGGATTTGGAGAAATCAAGTAACGCAATTCCATTGTAATTTTGTTATAAATTGCTGCCCCCTGTGCATTCGCCGTTGATACATCATTGATAGGATCACGATACCCTCTCAAAGAAATAATGTCTTTTCCTTGCAATCCTTGGAAGTTAGAAATACCATCTCCTCCCAACTCATAACGCTCAAATGGTGACAAGCCTACATTAGCATTGTAGAACCCTAAGAAGCCCATTTTGATGCCTACTTTTACCACAAAGTTTTTCACAATTTTGCCATACCATTCTGCCAAGAAATCCCATTTGTGATATTCTAATAATTTGAATTTTTTAGCAGGGTCCATTGCCGCATAATCTGCTGCACTCTTATCGTCAAACAAAGAGTAAGGAAGGGTTAACTTTAGAGACAATGAAATATTTGATCCTTTTTGAGGAAAGATTGGATTATCAATAGAGTTTCTAGAAATCGTTTGACTCAAACTCAAGTTGTGAAAAGAACCAGTTGGAATTTCAAAATCATAACGGCGCAACAAGTCCATGTTTTGATAATTCAAGCTAATCTGATACACAAAGAAATCATCTGGAAAACGCAAACGAGTTCCTAAACCAACAGAAGCACCTGTGATTTGCAAACGTTGAAAAGCAGAACTTTCTTGACTATACCCATTGTTAAAATTGGTATGATAAGCAGAAAGAGTAAACGAATTGGGTTTCTTCCCTCCCAACCAAGGTTCTGTAAAAGAAAAGTTGTACGATTGGTAAAAACGACCATTGGTTTGTACTCGTAATGACAAACGTTGACCATCTCCTTGTGGCAATGGATTCCAAGCTTCTGGATTCAATAGGTTTCGCAAAGAAAAGTTATTAAACGTAACCCCTAGTGTACCAATAACACCACGACCTACACCTCCCCAACCCGCAGAAAGCTCTAGCTGATCCGATGGACGTTCTTCTACTATATATTCAATGTCTACTGTTCCTCGCTGAGGATTCACAGGAGTGTTAATTTGTAAATTTTCAGGATTAAAATAATTCAGCGCTGTCAATTCTCTTTGAGAACGAATAATATCTGAACGGCTAAATTTATTGCCTGGTAAGGTTCTTAATTCACGGCGAATCACATGCTCATGTGTACGGTCATTTCCCTTGATAATTACATTGGCAATAATCGCCACAGGACCTTCAGAAATACGAATTTCCAAATCCACAGAATCTTCACGAACTCCTTTTTCAATAGGCTCTGCACGGAAAAACAAATATCCATTATCCATATAAAGCGTACTGATGTCTCGCCCATTTCTATCAAAATTCAATCTTGTTTCGATCAATTCTGCATTATATACATCCCCTCTTTTGATGCCCATAATATTATTGAGGATACGATCAGAATAAGTCGTATTTCCTCTAAATACAATATTGCCAAATCGGTAAGTAGCTCCTTCATCAATATGAATATCAATGTGCATTACTTTACGATTCTTTTTCTGAACCAAATAAACAGAATCCTTGGTGATGATTGCATCTCTATGCCCTACATTATTATAGGCATTAATCAAGTTCTTTTTATCGGTTTCATACTCCTTTTCTATAAATTTAGAAGGTTTAAAGATTGCCCAAATATTGTTGCGTTTGGTTTCTTTCATAGAGCGGTACAACTTGCCTTTTTTCATTTTTTCTACTCCATGAAAATTAATTTTGGCAATGCGTACTCGTTTTCCTTTTTTGATGTCAAAAATCCAACGAACAGAGTTTTTCAAAATCTTATCTTCTTCCTCTGTTACTTCAATTTCTACGTCCAAAAAGCCTTTTTCTACATAGATTTGTTTCAGAGCTTGAATAGCATGCAACTTCATAGCAGGGGTAGCAGCTCTACCCTTTTGCAAATAACGTTTAGTAGCTGCATTGGCATCATCGTGCTGCCCTTTAGGTATTCCCTTGTATCCATGACGAGCAAAACGAGGATATTCTTGCACTGCAATTTCTAAAAAGACAATATCTCCAATTCGTTTCTGAATGTTAATGTTAACATCCACAAATAAGCCTTGTTTCCATAGCTTTCGAATAGCTTTAGAGATTTGATCACTAGGAATACGAATCGTTTTTCCTACTGTTAGCCCTGACAATGCAATAATTCCATTTGCGTCTGTATAATTTGCCCCAACAACTTCTATCCCCCCAATCTCATAGGTTTGAGATGTTTCATAATCAATCAATGGAGCAGGCTCTAATGAATCTACTTTTTCTTGCGCCCAAACAGCTTGGTTAGACCATAGCAACAGAACACATACCACACTAAATAACCTCTGAATCATAATATTTTTTATAATAATAACAAGTACCAAACCTTCAACGGTTATATCTTAGACCAAGATACACCCCCTTTGATTTTTATCCGTCAAATAGTTAACCAAAAAACAGCCGATTTACATACCCTATAGAACATTGAATCCATACCTGATGCCAACTCTGTTTTTTACTCAAACCTATAAACGATGAATTTCGCACAAAAGTAAGGTAATCTAATAGCAATAAGAAAATATATCTCTTAAAATAGTAAAAAAGCAGGTACTTATTTTTTTATAAACTCCCCTCCTTAAAAGATATTATCTCCTTAAGCCTCATTATTATTAAGAACAAAAGCTTATAGCACTAATTATTTTTGTTCTTTGCCAACTCAAAGAATCATTATTTTTAATTTATTTTTTAATCATGATGATCACAAAGCAACATTCATGAAATAATTGTTTCGTGACCATCATTAATCTTTACGTTTTAATACTCCAAACCAATTGCTTGCTGTTATTTAGGCTCTACCCCCAATACAATATTAAATGTTCCGTATTTAGTAATGTCCTTTACTCCGTCCAAACCAGGTTTGTCAAAACCCAATCCATAATCAAAACCAAGGGTTCCAAAAGCAGGTAAAAAGACCCGAATCCCCAATCCAGCAGAACGTTTTAAATTAAATGGATTATAATTTTTAAAATCCGACCAAACATTCCCTGCTTCTGCAAATGCCAATACCCAGATCATAGCACTAGGATTCGGAGAAATCAAGTAGCGAAATTCTACACTAAATTTATTATAGATGGCGGCACCATTCGCATTGGCTGCCAAATGCCCCACGTCATACCCTCGCAAAGAGATAACATCTTTTCCTTGTATCGTTTGAGGATTAGAAATTCCATTGCCTCCCAATTCATAACGGTCAAATGGAGTTAAACCGATATTGGGATTGTAATACCCCAAAAAGCCTGCTTTTAGCCCCAACTTCACCACAAAATTCTTAGCCAATTGCCCATACCATTCACTGATAAAGTCCCATTTGTGGTATTCTACCATTTTGTATTTTTGTGCCTCGGTCATTGATGTATAATCTGAAGTGCTTTGATTCGAAAATAGCGAATAAGGCAGCGTTAAACTTAAGGTCAAAGCGATGTTAGAACCTTTGGTTGGGAAAATGGGGTTGTCAATAGAATTTCTTGACAGGGTTTGGCTAAAACTTAAGTTGTGATAAGTTCCTGAGCTAATATTGAGGTCGCCCCATCTTAATAAATCCATTTTTTTATAATTAACACTGGCCTGATAAACAAAAAAATCATCTGGAAAATTCAAGCGTGTTCCCCAACCCAAGGTCACCCCAGCCACCTGAAAACGCTCCAAAGCAGAACTTTCTGGAGTATATCCATTTGAAAAGTTAGAATAATAAGCCGATAGGGTTAGCGAATTGGGCTTTTTGCCCCCCAACCAAGGCTCTGTAAAAGAAAAATTATACGATTGATAAGCAGGTCCATTGGTCTGTATCCGAAACGATAAGGTTTGACCATCCCCTGCTGGCAAGGGGCTCCAGGTCTCAGGTTTTAAAAATTGTCGCAACGAAAAATTGGTTAATTTTAACCCTACTGTACCAAAAACCGTTGATCCTCCCCACCCCGCAGACAATTCGATTTGATCCGACACTTTCTCTTCAACAACATATTCAATATCTACGGTCCCTTTTTCAATATTAACAGGAGTATTAATTTGTAAACTTTCGGGATTAAAATAATTCAGAGCGATTAGTTCTCGCTGTGATCGAATCAAATCTGATCGGCTAAATTTATTGCCTGGTAATGTTCTCAATTCTCTACGGATCACATGTTCACTGGTTCTGGAATTACCTGTTATCGTTACTTTTCCAATCGTTGCTATAGGTCCTTCAACCATTCGAATTTCTAAATCTATTGAATCTCCGTTCACACCTTTCTCAATTGGATCCGCTCGAAAAAACAAATAACCATTGTCCATATAAAGCGTCTTAATATCTCGTCCGTTTCGGTCAAACTCTAGCCGAGTATTCATCAAACTGCTGTTATAAACATCTCCCTTTTTAATGCCCATAATATTGTGCAATATTCGATCAGAATAAGTGGTGTTCCCCTTGAACGTAATATCCCCAAACCGATAGGTATTTCCTTCGTCTATATGTAGGTCTATATGCAAGACTTTTCGATTTTTTTTCTGGACTAAATACACCGAATCTTTAATAATTTTAGCATCTCTATTTCCGATTTCATTATAATAGGCAATTAGATGTTGTTTGTCTGTTTCATAAGCTTCTTTTATAAACTTAGAAGGCTTCAACAAAGCCCAAATATTGTTGCGTTTAGTTTCTTTCATAGAACGGTACAATTTGCCCTTTTTGACCTTTTTTAGCCCATGAAAATTGATCTTTTCAATACGAACTCTTTTGCCCTTTTTGATGTTAAAAATCCATCGAACAGCATTCTTAAAAATAGCATCCTCTTCTTCTTCTACCTCAATAGATACCTCCAAAAATCCCTTTTCAACATACAGCTCTTTTAGGGCAGAAATAGCTTGTTTTTTCATCGCAGGAGTTGCGGCCTTTCCCTTGTGCAAATAGCGTCTAGTAGCTGCATTGGCATCATCATGCTGCCCTTTTGGAATCCCCTTATAAGCATGCCTAGCAAAACGGGGATATTCTTGCACTTTAATCTCTAAAAAAACAATATCTCCAACCTGTTTTTGAATGTTGATTCCTACATCGACAAACAAGCCTTGTTTCCAAATTTTTCGAATCGCCTTAGACAATTGATCGCTTGGAATCCGAATTGCTTCCCCTACTAATAAACCCGAAATAGCAACAATTCCTTTGGCATCTGTATGCACCGCTCCAACTACTTCTATTCCGCCAATTTCATAGGTTTGTGCTGTCTCATAATTTACTTGATTTGGTCTTTGAGAACTATCTTCTGATTGAGCCCAAATAAAAGGTTTTACCAATAACAATAGTAGTGTTATAGCAATAAGAATTCTTTTTATCATAATTATTTTTATAATAAAATATACATTATATAATAATATAACTATCTAACCAATAGCTATACTTTTAGTAAAAAAAAGTGGAAATTTTACGCTGTGTTGTTGTTCAAATTTATAAACGCTAAGCTTCTAAAAAAGGTAAGGTAGTTGTGCTTAATATTTTTTAGTTTTTCTGCTAAAAAAACAAAATGCATTGCTCATCAGTTAATTACAGAAGCCCTTAAAATGAACAATAATTACTAAAATAATGCTTCAAAACCATCTAAAACTATCTTTGTAACAATAACTTGGGAACTCTTTTCTATAAGCGCTTTTTCAACTGCTTCTAATATTGTATATTCGCAACAAACACTTGTTCAATTTTCTATAAAACAAATTTAATATGGCTTTACAGACCGTTCCAACTGTTGACTATCACGATTTTATATCTGGAGACCCTCAAAAAAGAACTCAGTTTATTCAAGATTTGGGAGATGCATTTTCTCAAATAGGGTTTGTCGTTGTAAAAAATCACGGAGTATCCGAAGAATTGCGCCAAGAGCTTTTCCAAGTTTCCAAAGATATTTTTGACCAACCTCAAGAGATCAAACAAAAATATGAGGATTTAAATAATGGTGGACAAAGAGGCTATATCTCTAAAGGTAGAGAGACTGCAAAAGGTGAAAAAGTACCTGATTTAAAAGAATTTTGGCATATCGGACAAGAGGTCACTGACGAGCCTGCGTTGAAAGCTGAATATCCCAACAACATTTGGATGGATGAAGTTCCTGCTCTAGAAAGTACAGGGGTAAAAGTCTATACAACTTTTGAACAAACAGGTCGTAATTTGCTTCGTGCGATTGCGCTTTATTTGGATTTGGACGAACACTACTTTGATGCTAAGATTCATAACGGAAATAGCATATTACGTTTGTTGCATTACTTCCCTGTTGAAAATATAGATGAAGTAGAGGAAGGTGCTGTTCGTGCTGCTGCCCATGGTGATATTAATCTGATTACATTACTTATGGGCGGATCTGCCAAAGGCTTGCAAGCTCAAAACTCAGCGGGTGAATGGGTAGATGTTTCTCCTAATGAAAATGAAATTGTTATCAATATTGGTGATATGTTACATCGCCACACCAATGGGCGTTTAAAATCAACGATTCATCGTGTTATAAACCTAGACAAAGAGTCTATGCGTTTCCCAAGATATTCCGCTCCCTTCTTCTTGCATCCTAGAAGCGATATGGATTTGTCTTGTTTGCCCAACTGTGTTACCGAAGAAACACCAAAAGGTTACGAAGATATTACAGCAGGTCAATTTTTGGATGAGCGCATCCGTGAATTAGGACTCAAATAAGCAACTTATTTTAGGAGTTATGGGCAAGCCTATAACTCCTATTTTTTTAGCATTACTGTTCATAAACCCGTAATGTTACGGATATTCTTCGGTTTTTGAAACGGACAAAATGAGGTACTTCATGCGTCCAAGCTTTGTTCGTATCCCAAGGAATAATCACAACTGTTCCATTCTTAACCACAAAGTCTTGATACCCTTTGCCCCTCCAAGGACGAAAACGAAAAATGCGCTCTTCTCCCATCGAAATGGTTACAATTGGAGTGCCAACCAACAAGCCCAATGGGGAGTCCCGATGAGGACCAATGTAATGTTTTTTTTCTCCTTCGTACCAATTTAATAGTAAGCTGTTCATCTGTGGATGAATTTGTGCTTGGCACCAATTCTGAAAAGGCTTTAAACTTGTTGTAATGGGTAAGGAATTTTGTTTAGACCCCGTATAGACATAATCAAAACCATACGCTTGTTGCCAACGGGGCGTTGGTATTTCTTTGCCTAAAATCTTGACAAGGTGGTATTCTTTAGGGTGCAAATCCCATAACGCCTCAAAAGAAGGAAGAGATGCCAGAAAATCTTCAGGAAGTTGTCCTATAAAAATAGAATGGGTAGCATCTAGTTGCTGTTCCTCAAACAAGTTCTTATTCATAAACTATTTAAATTTGGCTTATAAAAATAATAGTTCGTTGATTTTTATTTCAAAAAATCAACGAACTATGGTAAAACTTAGTTGAGTGTTTCTAGTTACACTAAGTTAAGTATTTTATTTTAATAACCCTGCATTTAGTATCATTTTAAACGGAGTAATGTAGGGCAAAACATTCCATTCAACAATTATGAAAGGTATCAAACGAGCATTTGACCAGATGGTTCAACTTAGTGAAGCAGATTGGCATTTTTTTGCCTCCAAGCTTCAAAAGAAAGGCGTACCCAAAAAAAGTTTATTGCTAAAACTTCAACAAACCGAACAGCAGCTTTCTTTTTTAGAACGTGGAATGGTTCGTTATTATATCCCCAAAGAAGAAAATGATTTGACCTTTGGTTTTTCTTTTGAAGGCGAATTTGTCGCTGCCTATGATTCTTTTCTAACACAACGTCCCTCCCATTACCAAATAGAAACACTCGCCCCAACTGTTCTCTGGCAAATCTCCCATCAGGATTTACAGGAAGTTTATGCGCAGACCCAACAAGGAATAGAAATTGGGCGCTTAATGGCCGAGCAGTTATTTCTAAAAAAATCAAAACGGGAACTGGCTTTGCTCAATCAAAGTGCCGAAGAACGCTACTTGAATTTATTTGAAGAACGCCCAGAGTTAATTCTCCAAATTCCTCTAAAATATATTGCTTCTTATATTGGAATTACTCCCCAAGCATTGAGCCGAATCCGCAAACGAATTTCTTAACTTGGGTTCATTGTTTAGCGTTGGTTTTAGGTTTATTTTTGTAAAAAATTAAGGATAAACTTAAATCATAAACCTGATGAAGCCATTGATTGTTTTACTCGTTTCCTTTGTATTTGCGCTGTTCATACTGCGTTATAAAAAAAATACAAGCCCCTATACCTTAGCCGCACAAATCGCCATGGCAATAATGCTTTTGTTTACCTCTATTGGTCATTTTGCTTTTGCCAAAGGGATGGCGCTTATGCTCCCCGATTTTATTCCTATGAAAATTCTTGTTATTTATGCTAC from Aureispira anguillae encodes:
- a CDS encoding Crp/Fnr family transcriptional regulator, coding for MKGIKRAFDQMVQLSEADWHFFASKLQKKGVPKKSLLLKLQQTEQQLSFLERGMVRYYIPKEENDLTFGFSFEGEFVAAYDSFLTQRPSHYQIETLAPTVLWQISHQDLQEVYAQTQQGIEIGRLMAEQLFLKKSKRELALLNQSAEERYLNLFEERPELILQIPLKYIASYIGITPQALSRIRKRIS
- a CDS encoding alpha-ketoglutarate-dependent dioxygenase AlkB, producing the protein MNKNLFEEQQLDATHSIFIGQLPEDFLASLPSFEALWDLHPKEYHLVKILGKEIPTPRWQQAYGFDYVYTGSKQNSLPITTSLKPFQNWCQAQIHPQMNSLLLNWYEGEKKHYIGPHRDSPLGLLVGTPIVTISMGEERIFRFRPWRGKGYQDFVVKNGTVVIIPWDTNKAWTHEVPHFVRFKNRRISVTLRVYEQ